The Anopheles merus strain MAF chromosome 2L, AmerM5.1, whole genome shotgun sequence genome has a segment encoding these proteins:
- the LOC121592837 gene encoding juvenile hormone esterase-like, producing the protein MVMRNVRKYPAMSQGGLGRGQSAQEYDPSARIMVKVLQGSIYGTKDRLPNGKPYYCFKGIPYAKPPVGKLRFASPEPIDRYPVSYLDCSRERSSCLGRDVITREITGSEDGLFVNVYTPALGREVSSTGSPLAPVMVFFHGGGMTGGNGDSSMYLPDYLVQEGVVVVTVNYRLGVLGFLCLPQAGIEGNAGLKDQRLALQWIRQNVSTFGGDPNNVTLFGASSGGSNVLMHCFSDLSQPYFHKAIAQSATIFADLIYQTEPEERARSLARIFGYEGSSDEGVLATLRDVPARRLYEAQFLVLSDREREYEQIFQFPFTAVIEREQSADPVLVKTPMEYLREPNRMRVPVLCGYNDKEGMLELVDMIKNLSVYNARPEKFICRSFDVDYFSPAARALGEEVRRHYFGEASISRANLDRLVDLLTDRFVVGYYVLCKLWSEHQTATPLYSYRFAYEGSLNKGKELLKFQHLPGACHIDEVYYLFSSPLLRTEIPPSDPAYRMRQLMVRMWTNFAKHSNPTPPTEDEPGLPWRWEPMQAVPGTDGQPTNYTVFSIGKVLTMSTLPELERMGKFLEVTKRCNGTIDNFVIPRIDSRPTTGGREKQQSIG; encoded by the exons ATGGTGATGCGAAATGTTCGCAAGTATCCGGCAATGTCTCAGGGCGGTTTGGGCAGGGGACAGAGCGCTCAAGAGTACGAC CCTTCCGCCCGCATCATGGTAAAAGTGCTGCAAGGTTCGATCTACGGCACCAAGGATCGTTTACCGAACGGAAAGCCATACTACTGCTTCAAAGGCATACCGTATGCTAAGCCACCGGTAGGGAAGCTACGCTTCGCTTCTCCCGAGCCGATCGATCGCTACCCGGTGTCCTATCTAGACTGTAGCCGCGAGCGGAGCAGCTGCCTGGGAAGGGATGTGATCACGCGCGAGATCACCGGCTCCGAGGATGGACTGTTTGTGAACGTGTACACGCCGGCCCTGGGCAGAGAGGTCAGTTCGACGGGGTCACCGCTCGCGCCGGTGATGGTGTTCTTTCACGGTGGTGGCATGACCGGGGGCAATGGGGATAGCAGCATGTACCTGCCGGACTATCTCGTGCAGGAAGGCGTCGTGGTGGTCACGGTGAACTATAGACTCGGTGTGCTTGGATTCCTCTGTCTACCGCAAGCGGGTATAGAAGGAAATGCTGGATTGAAGGATCAG CGCTTAGCACTTCAGTGGATCCGTCAGAACGTCTCCACATTTGGTGGCGATCCGAACAATGTCACACTGTTCGGTGCTAGCTCCGGTGGCAGCAACGTTCTGATGCATTGCTTTTCCGATCTCTCGCAACCGTACTTCCACAAGGCGATCGCCCAGAGCGCCACCATCTTTGCGGACCTAATCTACCAAACGGAGCCGGAAGAGCGGGCCCGCTCGCTGGCACGCATCTTCGGCTACGAGGGCAGCTCGGACGAGGGCGTCCTCGCGACGCTACGGGACGTCCCGGCGAGGCGTCTGTACGAAGCTCAGTTCCTGGTGCTTTCCGATCGCGAGCGTGAGTACGAACAGATCTTCCAGTTTCCCTTCACGGCCGTCATCGAGCGGGAACAGTCGGCCGATCCGGTGCTGGTGAAAACGCCCATGGAATATCTGCGCGAGCCGAATCGAATGCGCGTGCCGGTGCTGTGTGGGTACAACGATAAGGAGGGCATGCTGGAGCTGGTGGATATGATAAAGAACCTGTCGGTGTACAACGCACGGCCGGAGAAGTTTATCTGCCGCTCGTTCGATGTCGACTACTTTAGTCCGGCCGCACGGGCACTGGGTGAAGAGGTGAGGCGGCATTACTTTGGCGAAGCGTCGATTAGTCGTGCCAACCTGGACCGATTGGTCGATCTGCTTACCGATCGGTTCGTGGTCGGGTACTATGTGCTGTGCAAGCTGTGGAGCGAACATCAGACAGCGACACCACTGTACTCGTACCGCTTCGCTTACGAGGGATCGCTCAACAAGGGCAAGGAGTTGCTCAAGTTTCAACACCTACCGGGCGCCTGTCATATTGATGAGGTGTACTACCTGTTCAGCTCACCGCTGCTGCGCACGGAGATCCCACCGTCCGATCCGGCTTACCGCATGCGGCAGCTAATGGTACGCATGTGGACAAACTTTGCAAAGCACTCGAACCCAACGCCACCGACCGAGGATGAACCCGGTCTGCCATGGCGGTGGGAACCGATGCAAGCGGTCCCGGGGACGGATGGACAGCCGACAAACTATACCGTGTTTTCGATAGGCAAGGTGCTAACGATGAGTACGCTGCCGGAGCTGGAGCGAATGGGCAAGTTTCTGGAGGTGACAAAACGGTGCAACGGTACGATCGATAACTTCGTCATACCGCGCATCGATTCTCGGCCAACAACCGGTGGGCGGGAAAAGCAGCAGTCGATTGGTTAa
- the LOC121594068 gene encoding esterase B1-like, translated as MAESKITVSIRPGNIVGLKRALPNGTDWYVFKGIPYAQPPVGSLRFKPPVPLDTLPTSPLECFVDGPSCYSEDVRFQRMSEDCLYLNVYSPQLQPKTPLPVMVWIHGGGFYVGTGDSALYEPPYLVQQGAVVVCINYRLGPLGFLSLPSAGVDGNMGLKDQRMSLRWVRDNIAQFGGDPHNVTLFGESAGGASVHLHYLSEASRAYFHRAIAQSGTAFNEWLWQREPADRARKLARLLGGEESDTDEAVLATLMGASAERMTALQNQCMSERDQTMLVRFPFTPVIERVGAVDAIITEHPARAAEKTFAKPIPLMLGSTSDEGLVLRGFVKEKLPLYQTDPTRLIPATLAVGSEEQERNARDAIVKFFFQERPIAEETMRKITTILGDNLNTLPGYIAAELHARFQSAPLYMYVFSHMGELNKYREEYKIPPEEVGAVHADELYYLFSSSLYNTAAVQDHTESGRFREYCCNLWVNFARFGNPHATLVDWAPVERPAKGAEDSFYPAAMNLKNIGDCTMTTDFFYERFQFWKDLYRNYNGSHLLPKVE; from the exons ATGGCAGAGAGCAAGATAACCGTCTCGATTCGGCCCGGCAACATTGTGGGCCTGAAGCGCGCCCTACCCAACGGGACCGATTGGTACGTTTTCAAGGGAATCCCGTACGCCCAGCCTCCGGTCGGATCGCTCCGTTTCAAGCCCCCGGTACCGCTGGACACACTCCCGACCAGCCCGCTGGAATGCTTCGTCGACGGGCCGAGCTGCTACTCGGAAGATGTGCGCTTCCAGCGGATGTCCGAGGACTGTCTCTACCTCAACGTGTACAGCCCACAGCTGCAGCCGAAAACCCCCCTGCCGGTCATGGTGTGGATACACGGCGGTGGGTTCTACGTCGGAACCGGCGACTCCGCCCTCTACGAACCGCCGTACCTGGTGCAGCAGGGTGCCGTCGTCGTGTGCATCAACTATCGGCTCGGGCCGCTCGGGTTTCTCTCCCTCCCATCGGCCGGTGTCGACGGCAACATGGGCCTGAAGGACCAGCGGATGAGTCTGCGCTGGGTGCGGGACAACATTGCCCAGTTCGGGGGCGATCCGCACAATGTGACGCTGTTTGGCGAAAGTGCCGGCGGTGCCTCGGTCCATCTGCACTATCTGAGTGAGGCGTCGCGAGCGTATTTCCACCGTGCGATCGCCCAAAGTGGCACCGCGTTTAACGAGTGGCTGTGGCAGCGCGAACCGGCCGACCGGGCACGCAAACTGGCCCGCCTGCTCGGTGGCGAGGAGTCCGACACGGACGAAGCGGTGCTTGCCACGTTGATGGGTGCGAGCGCGGAACGGATGACGGCACTACAGAACCAGTGCATGAGCGAGCGGGACCAAACGATGTTGGTACGGTTCCCCTTCACGCCCGTGATTGAGCGGGTGGGTGCGGTCGATGCGATCATTACGGAACACCCGGCCCGGGCGGCGGAGAAGACGTTCGCGAAGCCGATTCCGCTCATGCTCGGCAGCACCAGCGATGAGGGGTTAGTGCTGCGGGGTTTTGTGAAGGAAAAGCTGCCCCTGTACCAAACCGACCCGACGAGGCTGATCCCAGCCACGCTGGCTGTGGGCAGCGAGGAGCAGGAGCGGAACGCGCGTGACGCGATTGTGAAGTTTTTCTTCCAAGAACGCCCAATTGCGGAGGAAACCATGCGCAAGATTACCACCATATTGGGTGACAATTTGAACACGCTGCCGGGATACATTGCGGCGGAACTGCACGCTCGGTTCCAGAG TGCTCCGTTGTATATGTACGTCTTTTCGCACATGGGCGAGCTGAACAAATATCGCGAGGAATACAAGATTCCGCCAGAGGAGGTCGGCGCGGTCCATGCGGATGAGCTGTACTATCTGTTCAG CTCTTCCCTGTACAACACGGCCGCAGTGCAGGACCACACCGAGAGCGGCAGGTTCCGGGAGTACTGCTGCAACCTGTGGGTTAACTTTGCCCGCTTTGGAAATCCACACGCAACGCTCGTCGACTGGGCGCCGGTCGAACGGCCGGCAAAGGGAGCCGAGGACAGTTTCTATCCAGCGGCAATGAATCTGAAGAACATTGGGGATTGTACAATGACCACCGACTTCTTCTACGAGCGGTTCCAGTTTTGGAAGGACCTTTACCGCAACTACAACGGTTCGCATCTGCTGCCAAAGGTGGAGTAA
- the LOC121592313 gene encoding uncharacterized protein LOC121592313 has protein sequence MLKCAQLFGSKRLCSAQVPLASSVRWMRNIDRVNVKVHQGTVSGVKEQLPNGGVFCAFRGIPYAKPPVGELRFRAPQPLDRFPYPVLDCSVERDVCFSRNMFTQELEGSEDCLHLNVYMPGSGERAGQPLPVMVFIHGGAFLFGSGNGDCYSPEYLLQEEVIVVTLNYRLGALGFLHLPSQGIEGNAGLKDQLAVLRWVQQNIAAFNGDPNNVTLFGESAGAASVHLHMLSPVSRQYFHRAICQSGASVMEWVMQRDSINRTRSLARHIDPDAKTDEQVYRTLLAADKAQLMGLMLHTLSADEKRRGLPMPFKPVVEEGEPGPDTVVPVHPFVAMQQRDRTGTMPIIFGNNDREGTIMMMDAIKKLDLYDNDMARMIPRTVNVAPGSAACEQLASEVKQFYCGAQGVTKETANQLADLMTDYHFGILANTCAELHARYQPNSPMFYYQFSYDGELNMYKKLLQLSIPGACHADELSYLFLMRLANYDVKPDSEAGRVRQLMCRLWTNFAKHGHPTPANDESLPFRWQPVDKIAPSAASESFRLQCLDIAADPKMITDPAKERIDFWRTVYKRWNDDFLKVKLFNQMAEASSCTVYITSGPIRGTVTPLPDGSGPCYTFKGIPYAVPPVGPLRFQPPQPLTHHSNDGQAALDCTRERAVSLASSYLPPNPPLASEDCLYLNVYTPKNPTPLDGSSDLPVMVWLHGGAFCTGSGDSSIYHPEWLVALGPAVVVTVNYRLGPAGFLCLPSAGIYGNMGLKDQRLALQWVRANIGRFGGDAHNVTLFGESAGGVSAHLHYLSEGSYQLFHKLICQSGVATTSIIFQKHPEQKARRLAEYFGCPPDASDRQVLDTLLNVAPEQLAKSQKEALSAHEKTLDSVYAFRPVVEPSDAIDPIVTENAFDLLRSFNRPGKPMILGVVSEEALYKINTFRQHLLRYRDDKGRFIPDLLNVPAGERSEVADRILAFYCGTTEVTLEKEFELSRIFTDTMYLIPTVQAAELHLRRSKSDIFFYHFGAETELNKFRQQWKVPAEYRGASHADDVCYLFSASFFHTDAVGQDSPAWRLRKAMCHLWTSFARRRVPRLDGEEVLWTPLEEPTTESFNLTALNIDHQCDMRMQNPLNALIAYARARLGWTGSVRSKLPIRMVIRKLYVPPTVAKTNPVQPPVVDPNFMAPSVVDPNFMPPSAVDPNGMPPATAYQPPAEDVPIIVEPEGSSASNGPPLVFADAVELDVVAGKIVGRRKPLPNGSEYYSYQGIPYAKPPVGELRFKPPVPLDQFDEQPLQCGSERGHCLAIMALPEGPAGVEDCLYLNVYTTSGPGDALGMLKPVMVWIHGGGYYTGSGNTDFFGPDYLLQHGVVLVTLNYRLGPLGFLALPSVGIHGNQGLKDQQLALRWVQENIARFGGDPSNVTLFGESAGSASVNWHYLCPKSRQYFHKAICQSGSVFCPWGLQYQPEGRARKLAAVLGYEGEDDAGVLATLQNASAEELVSNSTKAFEESESSLYCMSPFIPCIEDPSSEDAIIPQRGEELLKQPNVTNVPLIHGVTSGEGLVFYGLLQQRFDEVTTNLASLLPHDLGIPRDFAPAVIEEMRQFYFQDKPIDRDGLGHLLELVGDVGFYFPVYAAAELHSRFQQEAPLYFYRFSYESELNQLRKQFSVPDGTPGAAHADELSYLFNGSQITVPVEAGSVADRARTLLCRLWTNFAKFGQPTPEGDDVGFQWDPLPPTAAGEPFVLRALDLNEQVQVVENPMQERLQFWRSLAERFNPNLVA, from the exons ATGCTCAAGTGTGCACAACTATTCGGCTCCAAACGTCTATGCTCGGCCCAAGTTCCTCTCGCTTCCAGCGTCCGATGG ATGCGTAACATCGATCGGGTGAACGTAAAGGTCCACCAAGGTACGGTGAGTGGCGTGAAAGAGCAGCTCCCGAATGGAGGCGTTTTCTGTGCCTTCCGGGGCATCCCGTACGCGAAGCCACCGGTCGGTGAGCTGCGCTTCCGGGCCCCGCAGCCGCTGGACCGATTCCCCTACCCGGTGCTGGACTGCAGTGTCGAGCGGGACGTTTGCTTTAGCAGAAACATGTTCACCCAGGAGCTGGAAGGATCGGAAGACTGTCTGCATCTGAACGTGTACATGCCCGGATCCGGGGAAAGGGCTGGTCAACCGCTGCCGGTGATGGTATTCATTCACGGTGGGGCGTTTCTGTTCGGCAGTGGCAATGGCGATTG CTACTCGCCCGAATATCTGCTCCAGGAGGAGGTGATTGTAGTCACGCTGAACTATCGGCTCGGCGCACTTGGCTTTCTGCATCTGCCCAGCCAGGGCATTGAGGGCAACGCGGGCCTCAAGGATCAGCTGGCGGTGCTGCGCTGGGTGCAGCAGAACATTGCCGCATTTAACGGCGATCCTAACAATGTGACGCTGTTCGGCGAGAGTGCCGGTGCTGCCTCCGTCCATCTACACATGCTGTCACCCGTTTCGCGGCAGTACTTCCACCGAGCGATCTGTCAGAGTGGAGCCTCTGTCATGGAGTGGGTGATGCAGCGCGATTCGATCAACCGCACCCGGTCGCTGGCCCGGCACATCGATCCCGACGCCAAGACGGACGAGCAGGTGTACCGAACGCTGCTGGCCGCGGACAAGGCCCAGCTGATGGGGCTAATGCTGCACACACTGTCGGCCGACGAGAAACGGCGCGGTCTGCCGATGCCGTTCAAACCGGTGGTGGAGGAGGGTGAACCGGGTCCGGACACGGTCGTGCCGGTACATCCGTTCGTGGCAATGCAGCAGCGCGACCGTACCGGCACGATGCCAATCATTTTCGGAAACAATGACCGCGAGGGCACTATCATGATGATGGATGCGATCAAAAAGCTCGACCTGTACGATAACGATATGGCACGGATGATTCCGCGCACGGTTAACGTTGCGCCGGGCAGTGCCGCCTGCGAGCAGCTGGCGAGCGAGGTGAAACAGTTCTACTGTGGCGCGCAGGGCGTTACGAAGGAAACGGCGAACCAGCTGGCTGATTTGATGACGGATTATCACTTCGGGATACTGGCGAACACGTGTGCGGAGCTGCACGCGCGCTATCAACCGAACTCGCCCATGTTTTACTACCAGTTTAGTTATGACGGGGAGCTCAATATGTACAaaaagctgctgcagctgtcCATTCCCGGCGCGTGCCATGCGGACGAGCTGTCGTACCTGTTCCT GATGAGACTGGCAAATTATGACGTCAAACCGGACTCGGAAGCGGGTCGCGTTCGGCAGCTCATGTGTCGGCTGTGGACCAACTTTGCCAAGCATGGCCATCCGACACCGGCCAACGATGAGAGTCTTCCCTTCCGCTGGCAGCCGGTAGACAAAATCGCCCCAAGCGCTGCCAGCGAATCGTTCCGTTTGCAATGTTTAGATATAGCGGCAGACCCCAAAATGATCACCGACCCGGCAAAGGAGCGAATCGATTTTTGGCGCACTGTTTACAAGCGATGGAATGATGATTTTCTCAAAGTGAAGCTAT TTAACCAAATGGCTGAAGCATCCTCCTGCACCGTATATATAACATCCGGCCCCATCCGTGGCACAGTAACACCCCTTCCCGATGGTTCCGGTCCGTGCTACACCTTCAAAGGCATCCCGTATGCTGTTCCGCCCGTCGGACCGTTACGCTTTCAACCACCACAACCGCTAACACACCACTCGAACGACGGGCAAGCCGCGCTGGACTGTACGCGAGAGCGTGCGGTGAGTTTGGCCAGCAGCTACCTGCCACCGAACCCGCCCCTCGCCTCCGAAGACTGTTTGTATTTGAATGTTTACACACCGAAAAACCCAACCCCTTTGGACGGTTCCTCCGATCTGCCCGTAATGGTGTGGCTGCACGGTGGCGCCTTCTGCACCGGAAGTGGCGACTCGTCCATTTACCATCCCGAGTGGTTGGTGGCGCTGGGGCCCGCCGTCGTCGTGACGGTAAACTATCGGCTCGGGCCGGCCGGATTCCTGTGCCTACCGTCGGCGGGCATTTACGGCAATATGGGACTGAAAGATCAGCGGCTGGCGTTGCAGTGGGTGAGGGCAAACATTGGCCGGTTCGGAGGGGACGCGCACAATGTGACACTGTTTGGGGAGAGTGCCGGTGGCGTTTCGGCCCATCTACATTACCTTTCGGAGGGATCGTACCAGCTGTTCCACAAGCTCATATGCCAGTCCGGGGTGGCGACTACGTCGATCATCTTTCAGAAGCATCCGGAGCAGAAAGCGCGCCGTCTGGCGGAGTATTTCGGGTGTCCGCCCGATGCTTCCGATCGCCAAGTGTTGG ATACTCTTTTGAATGTTGCACCCGAGCAGTTGGCCAAATCGCAAAAGGAGGCTCTCTCGGCACACGAGAAAACGCTCGACTCGGTGTACGCCTTTCGGCCGGTGGTGGAGCCGTCCGATGCGATTGATCCGATCGTTACGGAAAATGCGTTCGATTTGCTGCGCAGCTTCAACCGGCCGGGCAAGCCGATGATACTGGGAGTGGTCAGCGAGGAGGCACTGTACAAGATTAACACCTTCCGACAGCACCTGCTACGGTACAGAGACGATAAGGGTCGCTTCATTCCGGATTTGCTGAACGTTCCGGCGGGCGAGCGATCGGAGGTGGCCGATCGCATTTTAGCGTTCTACTGCGGTACGACCGAGGTGACGCTGGAGAAGGAGTTCGAGCTGAGTCGCATTTTTACCGATACCATGTACCTAATTCCGACCGTACAGGCGGCAGAGCTGCATCTTCGTCGTAGCAAAAG CGATATCTTTTTCTACCATTTTGGCGCCGAGACGGAGCTGAACAAGTTTCGCCAGCAGTGGAAAGTGCCAGCGGAATATCGTGGCGCAAGCCATGCGGATGATGTGTGCTACCTGTTCAGTGCGAGCTTCTTCCATACGGATGCGGTGGGGCAGGATTCGCCGGCCTGGAGGTTACGAAAGGCGATGTGCCACCTGTGGACCAGCTTTGCCCGGCGGAGAGTGCCACGGTTGGACGGTGAGGAGGTGTTGTGGACACCTTTGGAGGAACCGACCACGGAATCGTTTAATTTAACGGCACTAAACATAGACCACCAGTGCGACATGAGGATG CAAAACCCGCTAAACGCTTTAATCGCCTACGCGCGCGCCCGTTTGGGTTGGACCGGCTCAGTCCGCAGCAAACTTCCGATCAGGATGGTTATCCGCAAGCTGTACGTTCCGCCGACGGTCGCCAAGACGAATCCGGTCCAGCCGCCGGTCGTGGATCCGAATTTTATGGCACCGTCGGTCGTGGATCCGAACTTTATGCCACCGTCGGCCGTGGATCCAAACGGCATGCCACCGGCTACCGCTTATCAG CCTCCAGCAGAAGATGTGCCGATCATCGTCGAGCCGGAAGGAAGCAGTGCCTCGAACGGACCACCGCTAGTGTTTGCCGACGCAGTGGAGCTGGATGTAGTGGCGGGGAAAATTGTTGGCCGCCGGAAGCCACTCCCGAACGGGTCGGAGTACTACTCCTACCAGGGCATCCCGTACGCCAAGCCGCCGGTCGGTGAGCTGCGCTTTAAGCCGCCCGTTCCGCTGGACCAGTTCGACGAGCAGCCGCTTCAGTGTGGGTCGGAGCGTGGCCACTGTCTGGCGATTATGGCACTGCCCGAGGGGCCCGCGGGCGTTGAAGACTGTCTGTACCTGAACGTGTACACGACGAGCGGTCCGGGCGATGCGCTCGGCATGCTGAAACCTGTGATGGTGTGGATACACGGCGGTGGCTACTACACCGGCAGCGGCAATACGGACTTCTTCGGGCCGGACTATCTGCTGCAGCACGGTGTCGTCTTGGTGACGTTGAACTATCGGCTAGGGCCGCTTGGATTTCTTGCCCTACCGTCGGTCGGTATCCATGGTAACCAGGGGCTGAAGGATCAACAGTTGGCGCTGCGCTGGGTGCAGGAGAACATTGCACGGTTCGGTGGTGATCCCTCGAACGTGACCTTGTTTGGGGAGAGTGCTGGCAGTGCGTCGGTTAACTGGCACTATCTGTGCCCGAAGTCGCGCCAATACTTCCACAAAGCGATTTGTCAGTCGGGATCGGTGTTTTGTCCCTGGGGGTTGCAGTACCAGCCGGAGGGTAGGGCGCGCAAGTTGGCCGCCGTGTTGGGCTACGAAGGCGAGGACGATGCGGGTGTTTTGG CAACGCTGCAAAACGCATCGGCCGAAGAGTTGGTGTCCAATTCCACGAAAGCGTTCGAAGAGTCGGAGAGCAGCCTCTACTGCATGTCGCCGTTCATTCCGTGCATTGAGGATCCCAGCTCGGAGGACGCAATCATTCCGCAGCGTGGTGAGGAGCTGCTGAAGCAACCGAACGTGACCAACGTGCCGCTCATTCACGGTGTCACCAGTGGGGAGGGTTTGGTGTTTTAtgggctgctgcagcagcggtTCGACGAGGTTACGACCAATCTGGCCAGCCTGCTGCCGCACGATCTGGGCATACCGCGTGACTTTGCGCCGGCCGTGATCGAGGAGATGCGCCAGTTCTACTTCCAGGACAAACCGATCGACCGGGATGGACTGGGCCACCTGCTCGAGCTGGTGGGAGACGTTGGCTTTTACTTCCCGGTGTACGCAGCGGCGGAGCTGCATTCCCGCTTCCAGCAGGA GGCACCACTGTACTTCTACCGCTTCTCGTACGAGAGCGAGCTGAACCAGCTGCGCAAGCAGTTCAGCGTACCGGACGGTACGCCGGGAGCGGCCCATGCCGACGAGCTGTCCTATCTGTTCAATGGCAGTCAAATTACTGTCCCGGTCGAGGCCGGCTCGGTGGCGGATCGGGCTCGAACGCTGCTCTGCCGTCTGTGGACCAACTTTGCCAAGTTCGGCCAGCCTACGCCGGAGGGTGACGATGTTGGCTTCCAGTGGGACCCGCTGCCACCGACCGCTGCCGGGGAACCGTTCGTGCTGCGCGCCCTCGACCTGAACGAGCAGGTGCAGGTGGTGGAGAATCCGATGCAGGAGCGGTTACAGTTTTGGAGGTCGCTGGCCGAACGCTTCAATCCCAATCTGGTGGCGTGA
- the LOC121594067 gene encoding acetylcholinesterase-like yields the protein MAEASSCTVYITSGPIRGTVTPLPDGSGPCYTFKGIPYAVPPVGPLRFQPPQPLTHHSNDGQAALDCTRERAVSLASSYLPPNPPLASEDCLYLNVYTPKNPTPLDGSSDLPVMVWLHGGAFCTGSGDSSIYHPEWLVALGPAVVVTVNYRLGPAGFLCLPSAGIYGNMGLKDQRLALQWVRANIGRFGGDAHNVTLFGESAGGVSAHLHYLSEGSYQLFHKLICQSGVATTSIIFQKHPEQKARRLAEYFGCPPDASDRQVLDTLLNVAPEQLAKSQKEALSAHEKTLDSVYAFRPVVEPSDAIDPIVTENAFDLLRSFNRPGKPMILGVVSEEALYKINTFRQHLLRYRDDKGRFIPDLLNVPAGERSEVADRILAFYCGTTEVTLEKEFELSRIFTDTMYLIPTVQAAELHLRRSKSDIFFYHFGAETELNKFRQQWKVPAEYRGASHADDVCYLFSASFFHTDAVGQDSPAWRLRKAMCHLWTSFARRRVPRLDGEEVLWTPLEEPTTESFNLTALNIDHQCDMRMVPNHLADRVGFWRALFKKYNGDLFGRGVKPVDMP from the exons ATGGCTGAAGCATCCTCCTGCACCGTATATATAACATCCGGCCCCATCCGTGGCACAGTAACACCCCTTCCCGATGGTTCCGGTCCGTGCTACACCTTCAAAGGCATCCCGTATGCTGTTCCGCCCGTCGGACCGTTACGCTTTCAACCACCACAACCGCTAACACACCACTCGAACGACGGGCAAGCCGCGCTGGACTGTACGCGAGAGCGTGCGGTGAGTTTGGCCAGCAGCTACCTGCCACCGAACCCGCCCCTCGCCTCCGAAGACTGTTTGTATTTGAATGTTTACACACCGAAAAACCCAACCCCTTTGGACGGTTCCTCCGATCTGCCCGTAATGGTGTGGCTGCACGGTGGCGCCTTCTGCACCGGAAGTGGCGACTCGTCCATTTACCATCCCGAGTGGTTGGTGGCGCTGGGGCCCGCCGTCGTCGTGACGGTAAACTATCGGCTCGGGCCGGCCGGATTCCTGTGCCTACCGTCGGCGGGCATTTACGGCAATATGGGACTGAAAGATCAGCGGCTGGCGTTGCAGTGGGTGAGGGCAAACATTGGCCGGTTCGGAGGGGACGCGCACAATGTGACACTGTTTGGGGAGAGTGCCGGTGGCGTTTCGGCCCATCTACATTACCTTTCGGAGGGATCGTACCAGCTGTTCCACAAGCTCATATGCCAGTCCGGGGTGGCGACTACGTCGATCATCTTTCAGAAGCATCCGGAGCAGAAAGCGCGCCGTCTGGCGGAGTATTTCGGGTGTCCGCCCGATGCTTCCGATCGCCAAGTGTTGG ATACTCTTTTGAATGTTGCACCCGAGCAGTTGGCCAAATCGCAAAAGGAGGCTCTCTCGGCACACGAGAAAACGCTCGACTCGGTGTACGCCTTTCGGCCGGTGGTGGAGCCGTCCGATGCGATTGATCCGATCGTTACGGAAAATGCGTTCGATTTGCTGCGCAGCTTCAACCGGCCGGGCAAGCCGATGATACTGGGAGTGGTCAGCGAGGAGGCACTGTACAAGATTAACACCTTCCGACAGCACCTGCTACGGTACAGAGACGATAAGGGTCGCTTCATTCCGGATTTGCTGAACGTTCCGGCGGGCGAGCGATCGGAGGTGGCCGATCGCATTTTAGCGTTCTACTGCGGTACGACCGAGGTGACGCTGGAGAAGGAGTTCGAGCTGAGTCGCATTTTTACCGATACCATGTACCTAATTCCGACCGTACAGGCGGCAGAGCTGCATCTTCGTCGTAGCAAAAG CGATATCTTTTTCTACCATTTTGGCGCCGAGACGGAGCTGAACAAGTTTCGCCAGCAGTGGAAAGTGCCAGCGGAATATCGTGGCGCAAGCCATGCGGATGATGTGTGCTACCTGTTCAGTGCGAGCTTCTTCCATACGGATGCGGTGGGGCAGGATTCGCCGGCCTGGAGGTTACGAAAGGCGATGTGCCACCTGTGGACCAGCTTTGCCCGGCGGAGAGTGCCACGGTTGGACGGTGAGGAGGTGTTGTGGACACCTTTGGAGGAACCGACCACGGAATCGTTTAATTTAACGGCACTAAACATAGACCACCAGTGCGACATGAGGATGGTACCGAATCACCTCGCTGATCGTGTCGGTTTTTGGAGAGCCCTGTTTAAAAAGTATAATGGAGACCTGTTTGGAAGGGGAGTGAAGCCCGTAGATATGCCATAA